A region from the Candidatus Limnocylindrales bacterium genome encodes:
- a CDS encoding GTP-binding protein, producing the protein MAKETFKRTKPHVNVGTIGHVDHGKTTLTAAITLVQS; encoded by the coding sequence ATGGCCAAGGAAACATTCAAACGTACCAAGCCGCACGTCAACGTGGGTACGATTGGTCACGTCGATCACGGCAAGACGACGCTTACGGCGGCGATCACGCTGGTTCAGAGCA